Proteins encoded by one window of Arachis ipaensis cultivar K30076 chromosome B04, Araip1.1, whole genome shotgun sequence:
- the LOC107639375 gene encoding 1-aminocyclopropane-1-carboxylate oxidase homolog 12 isoform X1, with translation MAGENTKQLEEAVTSDSTYDRKAEGKAFEDSKVGVRGLIESGVTKIPRMFHSGKLDANETQATAYDSNVPIVDIRDIKSSTTFRAKVIENIRRACHEWGIFQVINHEIPVSILDGMIDGIRRFHEQDAKVRKEFYCRDLVKKKVLYHSSVRANTNQAANWRDTLTMLVAPDPPKPEEIPQICRDIVIEFSRKIMELGFTIFELLSEALGLNPSYLKELDCAEGLYILGHYYPPCPEPELTMGATKHTDSTFMTLILQDQHGGLQFLHQNQWVNVLPVHGAIIVNIGDLLQLITNDKFISIYHRVLSKKTGPRISIASFFVNAQDPVEGTPKVYGPIKELLSEENPAIYRKTTIKEFLAKYFAKSLNGSSQLGSFKL, from the exons ATGGCAGGAGAAAACACAAAGCAGTTAGAGGAAGCAGTTACAAGTGATTCCACTTATGACAGAAAAGCCGAAGGGAAAGCATTCGAAGATTCCAAAGTCGGCGTTAGAGGCCTTATAGAATCCGGTGTGACCAAAATCCCACGCATGTTCCACTCGGGCAAGTTGGACGCCAACGAAACTCAAGCAACTGCCTATGATTCCAATGTTCCCATCGTCGACATCAGAGACATAAAGAGCAGCACAACTTTCCGCGCCAAAGTAATTGAAAATATTCGCAGGGCATGCCATGAGTGGGGAATTTTTCAGGTGATTAATCATGAAATTCCAGTCAGCATCTTGGACGGTATGATCGATGGGATTAGGCGGTTCCATGAACAAGATGCTAAGGTAAGGAAAGAGTTTTATTGCAGGGATCTTGTAAAGAAGAAAGTTTTGTATCATTCCAGTGTTAGAGCCAATACTAACCAGGCTGCTAATTGGAGAGATACTCTTACTATGTTGGTTGCTCCTGATCCACCCAAACCAGAAGAAATACCACAAATATGCAG AGATATTGTGATTGAATTCTCAAGGAAGATAATGGAATTGGGTTTCACAATCTTTGAGTTATTATCAGAGGCCCTTGGCCTTAATCCTTCTTATCTGAAGGAGTTAGATTGTGCCGAAGGACTCTACATTTTGGGTCACTACTATCCACCATGCCCTGAACCTGAATTAACAATGGGAGCCACCAAGCACACTGATAGCACCTTCATGACATTAATTCTGCAAGACCAACATGGTGGGCTTCAATTTCTTCACCAGAATCAATGGGTCAATGTTCTTCCTGTGCATGGAGCTATAATAGTAAACATAGGAGATCTTCTACAG CTTATCACAAATGATAAATTCATCAGTATTTATCACCGGGTGTTATCAAAGAAAACAGGACCAAGAATTTCTATAGCAAGCTTCTTTGTGAATGCACAGGATCCCGTTGAAGGTACTCCTAAGGTCTATGGTCCTATCAAGGAACTACTTTCAGAAGAAAATCCTGCAATCTACAGAAAGACCACAATAAAGGAATTTTTAGCAAAATATTTTGCCAAGAGCCTAAATGGGAGCTCTCAATTGGGTTCTTTTAAATTGTGA
- the LOC107639375 gene encoding 1-aminocyclopropane-1-carboxylate oxidase homolog 1 isoform X2, translated as MAGENTKQLEEAVTSDSTYDRKAEGKAFEDSKVGVRGLIESGVTKIPRMFHSGKLDANETQATAYDSNVPIVDIRDIKSSTTFRAKVIENIRRACHEWGIFQVINHEIPVSILDGMIDGIRRFHEQDAKVRKEFYCRDLVKKKVLYHSSVRANTNQAANWRDTLTMLVAPDPPKPEEIPQICRDIVIEFSRKIMELGFTIFELLSEALGLNPSYLKELDCAEGLYILGHYYPPCPEPELTMGATKHTDSTFMTLILQDQHGGLQFLHQNQWVNVLPVHGAIIVNIGDLLQIIERSNNNLIVMGDFNVVRGHHEKEGGKDNSAKSIQDFNDFINSEELAGVEYEYHN; from the exons ATGGCAGGAGAAAACACAAAGCAGTTAGAGGAAGCAGTTACAAGTGATTCCACTTATGACAGAAAAGCCGAAGGGAAAGCATTCGAAGATTCCAAAGTCGGCGTTAGAGGCCTTATAGAATCCGGTGTGACCAAAATCCCACGCATGTTCCACTCGGGCAAGTTGGACGCCAACGAAACTCAAGCAACTGCCTATGATTCCAATGTTCCCATCGTCGACATCAGAGACATAAAGAGCAGCACAACTTTCCGCGCCAAAGTAATTGAAAATATTCGCAGGGCATGCCATGAGTGGGGAATTTTTCAGGTGATTAATCATGAAATTCCAGTCAGCATCTTGGACGGTATGATCGATGGGATTAGGCGGTTCCATGAACAAGATGCTAAGGTAAGGAAAGAGTTTTATTGCAGGGATCTTGTAAAGAAGAAAGTTTTGTATCATTCCAGTGTTAGAGCCAATACTAACCAGGCTGCTAATTGGAGAGATACTCTTACTATGTTGGTTGCTCCTGATCCACCCAAACCAGAAGAAATACCACAAATATGCAG AGATATTGTGATTGAATTCTCAAGGAAGATAATGGAATTGGGTTTCACAATCTTTGAGTTATTATCAGAGGCCCTTGGCCTTAATCCTTCTTATCTGAAGGAGTTAGATTGTGCCGAAGGACTCTACATTTTGGGTCACTACTATCCACCATGCCCTGAACCTGAATTAACAATGGGAGCCACCAAGCACACTGATAGCACCTTCATGACATTAATTCTGCAAGACCAACATGGTGGGCTTCAATTTCTTCACCAGAATCAATGGGTCAATGTTCTTCCTGTGCATGGAGCTATAATAGTAAACATAGGAGATCTTCTACAG ATAATTGAAAGGAGCAACAACAATCTGATTGTTATGGGAGACTTCAATGTAGTACGGGGTCACCATGAGAAGGAAGGAGGCAAAGATAACTCAGCGAAGTCAATTCAAGACTTTAATGACTTCATTAACTCAGAAGAACTTGCTGGTGTGGAATATGAATACCACAACTGA
- the LOC107639375 gene encoding 1-aminocyclopropane-1-carboxylate oxidase homolog 12 isoform X3: MFHSGKLDANETQATAYDSNVPIVDIRDIKSSTTFRAKVIENIRRACHEWGIFQVINHEIPVSILDGMIDGIRRFHEQDAKVRKEFYCRDLVKKKVLYHSSVRANTNQAANWRDTLTMLVAPDPPKPEEIPQICRDIVIEFSRKIMELGFTIFELLSEALGLNPSYLKELDCAEGLYILGHYYPPCPEPELTMGATKHTDSTFMTLILQDQHGGLQFLHQNQWVNVLPVHGAIIVNIGDLLQLITNDKFISIYHRVLSKKTGPRISIASFFVNAQDPVEGTPKVYGPIKELLSEENPAIYRKTTIKEFLAKYFAKSLNGSSQLGSFKL; encoded by the exons ATGTTCCACTCGGGCAAGTTGGACGCCAACGAAACTCAAGCAACTGCCTATGATTCCAATGTTCCCATCGTCGACATCAGAGACATAAAGAGCAGCACAACTTTCCGCGCCAAAGTAATTGAAAATATTCGCAGGGCATGCCATGAGTGGGGAATTTTTCAGGTGATTAATCATGAAATTCCAGTCAGCATCTTGGACGGTATGATCGATGGGATTAGGCGGTTCCATGAACAAGATGCTAAGGTAAGGAAAGAGTTTTATTGCAGGGATCTTGTAAAGAAGAAAGTTTTGTATCATTCCAGTGTTAGAGCCAATACTAACCAGGCTGCTAATTGGAGAGATACTCTTACTATGTTGGTTGCTCCTGATCCACCCAAACCAGAAGAAATACCACAAATATGCAG AGATATTGTGATTGAATTCTCAAGGAAGATAATGGAATTGGGTTTCACAATCTTTGAGTTATTATCAGAGGCCCTTGGCCTTAATCCTTCTTATCTGAAGGAGTTAGATTGTGCCGAAGGACTCTACATTTTGGGTCACTACTATCCACCATGCCCTGAACCTGAATTAACAATGGGAGCCACCAAGCACACTGATAGCACCTTCATGACATTAATTCTGCAAGACCAACATGGTGGGCTTCAATTTCTTCACCAGAATCAATGGGTCAATGTTCTTCCTGTGCATGGAGCTATAATAGTAAACATAGGAGATCTTCTACAG CTTATCACAAATGATAAATTCATCAGTATTTATCACCGGGTGTTATCAAAGAAAACAGGACCAAGAATTTCTATAGCAAGCTTCTTTGTGAATGCACAGGATCCCGTTGAAGGTACTCCTAAGGTCTATGGTCCTATCAAGGAACTACTTTCAGAAGAAAATCCTGCAATCTACAGAAAGACCACAATAAAGGAATTTTTAGCAAAATATTTTGCCAAGAGCCTAAATGGGAGCTCTCAATTGGGTTCTTTTAAATTGTGA